The nucleotide window CCCAGAGCCTAGTATTGAGTATGACCCTTAACTAGGACAGCCTTTATTTGCTTGTCAGTGTTGTATTCTGGAATTTCCATTTGATAGCATCTGGGCTATAGGGACTTGGccagtattttcagaaatggaagaataaCAGTAAGATCTTAGCGGCACCTTTTGTCAATGAAATTTTAGCCAGAATTTGAAGGTGCTGAAACTAGAAAGGAACTCGCTGAAGCCAGCCTAGGACCTTGAGTAGTTCTCCAGGGCTTCAACCTACTGCTAGGTCCAAGGAATGAGTTGGGCTTTTAATACTTTATTCCTAACTTTTATGTGTAAATGGAGTACTTGAAGTCCACCAGTCACTACACCACTGCCCTTACGGGTGGATTCCTGTACCAATGACATGATCAGTTCTGTATGGCAGTGTTACCTGGGACGTACCTATGCCTTTGAAGAGTTTTTCAATCATAGGCAGTACTCCTCTCCCACTGAAGGCTTCTCCATTATCAATTAGGGCTTCTTTCACAACGTCGTAGCCATAGAGCACCACAACCTTTTTGGGGCCTAAATGTATTGTGAAGATAGGGCCGTACTTTTTGCTGAGCTGTAGGAAGGAAGAACACAAGGAACGCCATCTACATCTGAATGTTAATCATGGAAAATTAAGTTTGCAGGCTTCACCTGGTGAATAAGATCTCTGGAAAGCAAGTAATTCCTCAGCCCTTTCCCATCCATCTACCACCATCCCATCACAGTACCCCCAGGAACAGGCTCCACAGCCAAACTTACTCTGCCTATTCTCTCACAGGCACTGAAgcacaggctttttttttttttgacagatgCATGACAGTATCTACGGGAGGGAACAGGCGGTGCCATTCACCTTCAAATTCCTTTGTTTGGCCCTTGTACTCACAAATTCCCCTCCCCAGAGATCATACCTACTTGCCAGGGAGCTGAGGCAAGGAAATAGAGCAAGGTCCTTCATAAATCAGGGCT belongs to Meleagris gallopavo isolate NT-WF06-2002-E0010 breed Aviagen turkey brand Nicholas breeding stock chromosome 8 unlocalized genomic scaffold, Turkey_5.1 Chr8_random_7180001925240, whole genome shotgun sequence and includes:
- the LOC104915479 gene encoding cytochrome P450 2H1-like, with the translated sequence MEFLGWPTVLLLVCISCLLIAAWRSTSQRGKEPPGPTPIPIIGNAFQLNPWDLMESFKELSKKYGPIFTIHLGPKKVVVLYGYDVVKEALIDNGEAFSGRGVLPMIEKLFKGIGTSQVTLPYRTDHVIGTGIHP